The Fimbriimonas ginsengisoli Gsoil 348 genome window below encodes:
- a CDS encoding carbohydrate ABC transporter permease, whose translation MNLFQRISIYFVLVILAIPALLPMAWMTSTSLKSDKQIFATEGKAAPTVSLRSLVPSPVQWKNYPDALSKVPFRTYLRNTVMLCAVTVFGVVLSSAIVAYGFARCTFAGKPLFFIAMISTMAVPPQVTMVPIFVLFKWLGWYGTYLPLIVPAFFGGPFYIFLLTQFFRKLPEDMAEAARLDGAGDWGIFTRIVLPLAKPALATCAIFQFIGTWNDFLGPLLYLNKPSNYTVAYGLQQFMSKNGGQWSLLMAGATIFTLPLIILFFFAQKTFIQGIATTGARN comes from the coding sequence ATGAACCTGTTCCAGCGAATCTCGATCTACTTCGTGCTAGTAATCCTCGCCATTCCGGCCCTGCTGCCGATGGCATGGATGACTTCGACCTCCCTCAAGAGCGATAAGCAGATTTTCGCCACCGAAGGGAAGGCGGCTCCCACCGTTTCGCTTCGAAGCCTGGTCCCGAGCCCGGTCCAGTGGAAGAACTACCCGGACGCACTCAGTAAGGTCCCGTTCCGCACCTACTTGCGAAATACCGTGATGCTCTGTGCGGTCACCGTGTTCGGAGTCGTCCTCTCCAGCGCCATCGTCGCCTATGGGTTTGCCCGTTGTACATTTGCCGGCAAGCCGCTTTTCTTTATCGCGATGATCTCCACAATGGCCGTGCCGCCCCAGGTAACGATGGTGCCCATCTTCGTGCTTTTCAAGTGGCTCGGCTGGTACGGCACCTACTTGCCACTGATTGTCCCCGCCTTCTTCGGCGGCCCGTTCTACATCTTCCTGCTCACCCAGTTCTTCCGTAAGCTTCCGGAAGACATGGCGGAGGCGGCCCGCCTCGACGGCGCCGGCGACTGGGGAATCTTCACCCGAATCGTGTTGCCCTTGGCCAAGCCGGCCCTGGCCACATGCGCCATTTTCCAATTCATCGGAACCTGGAACGACTTCCTAGGCCCCCTTCTTTACTTGAACAAGCCATCCAACTACACCGTCGCGTACGGCTTGCAGCAATTCATGTCCAAGAACGGAGGCCAGTGGAGTCTCTTGATGGCCGGGGCGACGATTTTCACCCTGCCCCTCATCATCCTCTTCTTCTTCGCTCAAAAGACCTTTATCCAAGGGATCGCCACCACGGGAGCCCGGAACTAG
- a CDS encoding HD domain-containing phosphohydrolase: MTTHSTLRQAKILVVDDEISNIRLLELTLHEAGYTNVFGISDPRETVSLFEGIKPDLLLLDLNMPHLDGIAVIRGLKEQLAISAVPILVLTADATSAAKYQALEEGATDFLTKPFDAREVLLRIGNMLRARFYNVLLEQTVQERTKDLELAQLETVQRLAIAAEYRDDQTGMHANRVGIVSGLIAQTMGFTPSEVEVMVQAAALHDVGKIGISDVILRKPGKLTTEEFEVMKEHTKIGARILSGSTSPVLKLAEGIALSHHERWDGTGYWGLKGEEIPLSGRIVSVADVFDAMTHQRPYKEAFPCVVALEEIRSQSGKQFDPRAVEAFLSLSHEHLVNFPTELPGRIQHMPKGQTFFPFS; this comes from the coding sequence ATGACCACCCATTCGACGCTGAGGCAGGCAAAGATTCTCGTCGTGGACGATGAGATCTCGAACATCCGCCTCTTGGAACTGACGCTTCACGAGGCGGGATACACCAACGTGTTTGGGATCTCCGACCCTCGGGAGACCGTGAGTCTCTTTGAGGGTATTAAGCCCGACCTTCTCCTCTTGGACCTCAACATGCCGCATCTGGACGGCATCGCCGTTATCCGGGGTCTCAAGGAGCAGCTTGCCATCTCCGCGGTTCCGATTCTCGTTCTCACCGCCGACGCCACTTCGGCGGCAAAGTATCAGGCGCTCGAAGAGGGGGCGACCGACTTCCTAACGAAGCCGTTCGACGCCCGCGAGGTGCTGCTTCGGATCGGAAACATGCTCCGGGCCCGGTTTTACAACGTGCTGCTGGAGCAAACCGTTCAGGAGCGGACGAAGGACTTGGAACTGGCCCAGCTCGAGACGGTTCAGCGGCTCGCCATCGCCGCCGAATACCGGGACGACCAGACCGGCATGCACGCCAACCGGGTTGGGATTGTGAGCGGCCTGATTGCCCAGACGATGGGCTTTACACCCTCGGAAGTCGAAGTCATGGTTCAGGCGGCGGCCCTTCACGACGTGGGAAAGATCGGGATCTCAGACGTGATCCTGAGGAAGCCGGGAAAGCTTACGACCGAGGAATTTGAGGTCATGAAGGAGCACACCAAGATCGGGGCGCGAATCCTTTCCGGCAGCACTTCTCCGGTGCTGAAGTTGGCGGAAGGGATTGCGCTTTCTCACCACGAGCGATGGGATGGCACCGGGTACTGGGGGTTAAAGGGCGAGGAGATTCCGCTCTCCGGACGGATCGTCTCGGTGGCCGACGTATTCGACGCGATGACCCACCAGCGACCATACAAGGAAGCTTTCCCGTGCGTGGTGGCGCTAGAAGAGATTCGCTCCCAGAGCGGAAAGCAGTTTGACCCGCGGGCGGTGGAAGCGTTCCTTAGCCTTTCGCACGAGCATCTGGTCAACTTCCCTACCGAGCTTCCGGGGCGAATCCAACACATGCCCAAGGGCCAAACCTTTTTCCCGTTCTCGTAA
- a CDS encoding PAS domain S-box protein, whose protein sequence is MSHLQMEPRLHSEAEAFFELARELMIVRTLEGKLLAINPAIERILGWTPDEATAMDLPALVHPEDRAARLRGIESLLKTGGTTSWDCRCLSKSGEYKWIHWTCTVDLAGDRVYFAGSDLTEVNDLKERLESSRQHAEAEMTHLLTHVRCLLWQAEVWVEGEEFIWQTEIRNPAGAEHFLQIEIPPDCDYSIAFHLAKLDEDTGRMKQTCDAALRNGDSGYQQEFRMRLASGEIRWIFEDVSITPSAAGRWLLNGVCTDVTEQKKANEEMSRVLTTARCLLIQADVRDRDGALVWVSQVRNLEGAQQFFPIHISEGETYGNAFHRAKLRGDSARMNQRSTMALRNGESGYQQEFRVRRMDGEIRWLAEDVHVEHLDEGRWYVTSVCTDITERKLAEEAMSQILTGANCLLWQAQVTDRGEKPFWEMEFHNEAAAQQFLPLTIPEGATYLDAFEASWHPDDTAGMHATSEGAILSGADGYRQEFRVRSSNGEYRWLAEDVTIKSQGDGQWRLTGVCTDITERKESQEEISQVLQSARCLLWQADIFDRDGELEWYTEFRNPGAAQAFLPVDIPPGCSYTQAFDAARLPEEAAQMRLHHASEIPEGKSGYQQEFRIRIASGEIRWLAEDVTIEPLEPGHWRLTGVCTDVTEQKKAQEETSQVLSSAHCLLWQAEVTETATDFDWNLEFRNPEAAQQFLPVEIPNGGSYTDGFYRARPQEHSESINRLSSMALSSGQSGYQQEFSVRTANGDLRWLSEDVHIEQSGEGRWRLTGVCTDITERKRVEDSMSKVQATARCLLWEATVVDLDGFLSWTIGIINPDAAQQLLAMEVMPGGNYTDAFNLAKLPEDLPRMNTVSTAALRSGQDSYQQEYRIKVAGGEIRWLDESVSVEPDGEGQWRLTGVCVDVTERRRAEEEVKLVVNSARCLLWQADVTERDGIFEWGPDLYNPGTPKNELGIQPAADGASEIDADTQVFLGERLPEDAKRMDEVSDRALRTGQSGYRHEYRVRSKEGEIYWISEDVTIEPKGPREWRLTGVCTDITERKRAEIALSESEIRLRAVIESVDEIAFEFDAEGTYVEIWTANEKLLAKPRSELIGQRVAAVLGEEWSRPFIEAFGRVMANLEPESLEYSLDLPDGKHWFLARISPILGSDGSCQTVCLLARDISARKMAEEALRRSEASYQRIVANVPGVVSQLLLHPDGSYQCLYLNAACREMFGREPAEFEQDASLVLATVYSDDRRSFIESFSAAASTLSPWKWEGRYYAKGGEVRWLEAISRPELQPNGDILWDCLLMDATARKNMEAEMKRSQDELQDRFHDRTRDLRHANVALQNEILERKQAQEELKESEMRYRAIVEDQTEMICRFLADGTFTFVNDAHCRYYEALPEDLLGRSFIDFLPPEDATRIRNHLASLGPRNPVGSYEISTLSRDGEIRWQHWTDRCIWDEEGEFVCFQSVGRDITARKKTEEALLLAKEEAERANLAKSEFLSRMSHELRTPLNAILGFGQLLDRNELDEVQKESVQHILKGGRHLLGLINEVLDLARVEAGRTDVSIEPVSVATVVRESLDLVQSLGSEHNVRLDVDVTKFTPYYALADQQRLKQVLINLLSNGIKYNRSGGSVQVDCSTEGDRLRIDVQDTGHGIAAGDLDKLFRPFERLTANNTNVEGTGLGLALSKRLINLMNGELEVQSTVGVGSRFSITLPLSESPEKKLTAIPAEFVEQTPGPMGSYSVLCIEDNLSNLRLVEVLLGSRPGIELLSAMQGNVGLDLARQLKPDLILLDLNLPDMSGKDVMARLRESSDTKEIPIVVISADATPVQIERLLGGGADAYLTKPLDVAAFLATLDRFLK, encoded by the coding sequence ATGAGCCACCTACAGATGGAGCCCAGGTTGCATTCGGAGGCTGAAGCATTCTTCGAACTTGCGCGCGAACTAATGATCGTTCGCACGCTCGAGGGCAAACTGCTTGCCATCAATCCCGCCATCGAGCGCATTCTGGGTTGGACCCCGGACGAAGCAACCGCGATGGATCTGCCGGCGCTCGTGCATCCAGAAGATCGCGCAGCGCGCCTCCGAGGGATCGAATCGCTATTGAAAACCGGCGGAACTACCTCTTGGGATTGCCGTTGCCTTTCTAAAAGCGGCGAATACAAGTGGATCCATTGGACATGCACGGTCGATTTAGCGGGAGACCGCGTTTACTTCGCCGGAAGCGACCTCACCGAGGTGAACGATCTAAAGGAGCGTCTCGAGAGTAGCCGGCAGCATGCCGAAGCGGAGATGACCCACCTCCTCACCCACGTTCGGTGCCTACTGTGGCAAGCCGAGGTCTGGGTTGAAGGCGAAGAATTTATTTGGCAAACCGAGATTCGCAATCCGGCCGGGGCGGAACACTTCCTTCAGATAGAAATTCCACCCGACTGCGACTATTCGATAGCCTTCCACCTAGCCAAGCTGGACGAGGACACCGGCCGGATGAAGCAGACGTGCGACGCAGCGCTTCGGAACGGAGATAGCGGCTACCAGCAAGAGTTTCGGATGCGCTTGGCGAGTGGCGAGATCCGGTGGATCTTCGAAGATGTAAGCATCACCCCCTCGGCAGCCGGTCGTTGGTTGCTCAACGGCGTTTGCACGGACGTCACGGAGCAAAAGAAGGCGAACGAAGAGATGTCGCGGGTGCTCACCACCGCGAGGTGCCTGCTCATTCAGGCGGATGTGCGCGACCGTGATGGCGCTCTCGTGTGGGTATCACAGGTCCGGAACTTGGAGGGGGCCCAACAATTCTTTCCGATTCACATATCGGAGGGCGAGACGTACGGTAACGCCTTTCATCGTGCCAAGTTGCGCGGGGACTCCGCGAGGATGAACCAGCGCAGCACCATGGCGCTCCGAAACGGTGAATCCGGCTATCAGCAGGAATTCAGGGTCCGCCGGATGGACGGCGAAATCCGATGGCTTGCGGAAGACGTCCACGTCGAGCACCTTGATGAAGGCCGGTGGTACGTCACCAGCGTTTGTACCGATATCACGGAGCGAAAGCTCGCCGAAGAGGCGATGTCTCAGATCCTAACCGGAGCGAACTGCCTTCTATGGCAGGCGCAGGTTACCGATCGCGGCGAAAAACCGTTCTGGGAAATGGAGTTTCACAATGAAGCCGCCGCCCAGCAATTTCTGCCGCTGACAATTCCAGAGGGCGCAACCTACCTGGATGCCTTCGAAGCGAGCTGGCACCCGGACGACACCGCTGGGATGCACGCGACGAGCGAAGGGGCAATCCTATCCGGGGCCGACGGTTACCGGCAAGAGTTTCGCGTTCGGTCGTCTAACGGTGAATATCGATGGCTCGCCGAGGACGTCACCATCAAGTCTCAAGGGGATGGCCAGTGGCGCCTTACGGGCGTGTGCACCGACATCACCGAGAGGAAAGAGAGCCAAGAGGAGATTTCACAGGTCCTCCAGAGCGCCCGATGCCTCCTTTGGCAAGCGGATATCTTCGACCGAGACGGCGAACTCGAGTGGTACACCGAATTTAGAAACCCGGGAGCCGCCCAAGCCTTCCTGCCGGTCGATATTCCGCCCGGATGCTCCTACACCCAGGCGTTCGACGCGGCGCGCTTGCCGGAGGAAGCCGCTCAAATGCGGCTACACCACGCATCGGAAATACCGGAGGGCAAAAGCGGATACCAACAGGAATTCAGAATCCGAATCGCCTCCGGTGAAATCCGGTGGCTGGCGGAGGACGTCACCATCGAGCCGTTGGAACCGGGACATTGGAGACTCACTGGGGTCTGCACCGACGTCACCGAGCAGAAGAAAGCTCAGGAAGAAACGTCCCAGGTTCTCTCCAGCGCTCACTGCCTCCTCTGGCAGGCAGAGGTTACGGAAACCGCTACCGACTTCGACTGGAATTTAGAGTTTCGAAATCCCGAAGCGGCCCAACAGTTCTTGCCAGTGGAAATTCCAAACGGCGGCTCTTATACGGATGGATTCTATCGGGCCAGGCCGCAGGAACATTCCGAATCGATCAACCGATTAAGCTCGATGGCGTTGAGCTCCGGACAGAGCGGTTACCAGCAGGAATTCTCCGTTCGAACGGCAAACGGCGACCTCCGATGGCTCTCGGAGGACGTTCACATTGAGCAAAGCGGGGAGGGTCGCTGGCGACTCACGGGGGTCTGCACCGACATTACCGAACGGAAGCGGGTCGAGGACTCGATGTCCAAGGTTCAGGCCACCGCCCGGTGCCTGCTGTGGGAAGCGACGGTTGTCGATCTCGACGGCTTCCTCAGTTGGACGATCGGGATCATAAACCCGGACGCGGCCCAGCAGCTTCTTGCGATGGAAGTCATGCCGGGAGGCAACTACACCGACGCCTTCAATCTCGCGAAACTGCCCGAGGACCTGCCGCGCATGAACACGGTGAGCACGGCGGCTTTGCGCTCTGGCCAGGACAGCTATCAACAGGAATACCGAATCAAGGTTGCCGGGGGCGAAATTCGGTGGCTGGACGAGTCGGTGAGTGTCGAACCTGACGGAGAGGGGCAATGGCGCTTAACAGGAGTCTGCGTCGACGTCACGGAACGCAGGCGGGCAGAAGAGGAAGTAAAGCTGGTCGTCAATAGCGCACGCTGCCTGCTCTGGCAGGCCGACGTTACCGAGCGCGACGGGATATTCGAGTGGGGGCCGGACCTGTATAACCCTGGCACTCCGAAGAACGAGCTCGGCATACAGCCAGCCGCGGACGGTGCATCCGAAATTGACGCCGATACCCAAGTCTTCTTGGGGGAAAGGCTTCCAGAGGACGCGAAGCGGATGGACGAAGTCAGCGACCGAGCGCTTCGAACCGGTCAGAGCGGCTATCGCCACGAGTATCGCGTGCGATCCAAAGAAGGGGAGATCTATTGGATCTCCGAAGACGTGACGATTGAGCCAAAGGGACCGAGGGAGTGGCGCCTCACCGGAGTTTGCACCGACATTACGGAGCGAAAGCGGGCGGAGATCGCCCTTAGCGAGAGCGAGATCCGGCTCCGCGCGGTTATCGAATCGGTCGATGAAATCGCCTTCGAGTTCGACGCCGAAGGAACATACGTCGAGATTTGGACGGCCAACGAGAAGTTGCTGGCGAAGCCGCGTTCCGAATTGATCGGTCAGCGCGTGGCCGCTGTCCTTGGCGAGGAGTGGTCAAGGCCGTTTATAGAAGCGTTCGGCCGCGTTATGGCCAACCTAGAGCCGGAGAGTTTGGAGTACTCCCTCGATTTGCCGGATGGAAAGCACTGGTTCCTTGCCCGCATTAGTCCGATTCTTGGGTCCGACGGCTCCTGTCAGACGGTCTGCTTGCTCGCTCGCGACATCTCCGCTCGCAAGATGGCCGAAGAGGCGTTGCGCCGTAGCGAGGCAAGTTATCAACGTATCGTCGCAAACGTCCCGGGAGTCGTCTCCCAACTCCTCTTACATCCCGACGGGAGCTACCAGTGCCTCTATCTCAACGCCGCCTGTCGGGAGATGTTTGGCCGGGAGCCCGCAGAGTTTGAACAGGACGCGAGCCTGGTCCTGGCAACCGTCTACTCCGATGACCGGCGGAGCTTTATCGAATCTTTTTCGGCCGCCGCTTCAACTCTCTCACCGTGGAAATGGGAGGGGCGTTACTACGCGAAGGGCGGTGAGGTGCGCTGGCTCGAAGCAATCTCCCGTCCCGAACTGCAACCTAACGGCGACATCCTTTGGGACTGCCTTCTGATGGATGCAACGGCGCGGAAAAATATGGAGGCCGAGATGAAGCGGTCCCAAGACGAATTGCAGGACCGCTTTCACGACAGGACGCGAGATTTAAGGCACGCCAACGTCGCCCTGCAGAACGAGATCTTGGAGCGCAAGCAAGCCCAGGAGGAGCTGAAGGAGAGCGAGATGCGCTACCGGGCGATCGTCGAGGATCAGACCGAGATGATCTGCCGATTCTTGGCCGACGGTACCTTCACCTTTGTCAACGACGCCCACTGCCGCTACTACGAGGCGCTTCCAGAGGACTTGCTCGGGCGGAGCTTCATCGACTTCCTTCCCCCGGAGGACGCAACGCGAATTCGGAATCATTTGGCAAGCCTCGGCCCACGCAATCCGGTTGGTTCGTACGAGATCAGCACCCTCTCGCGAGACGGCGAGATCCGGTGGCAGCACTGGACCGACCGTTGCATCTGGGACGAAGAAGGGGAATTCGTCTGCTTCCAATCGGTGGGCCGAGACATCACCGCCCGCAAGAAAACCGAGGAAGCGCTCCTCTTGGCAAAGGAAGAAGCCGAGCGGGCCAATCTTGCCAAGAGCGAATTTCTCTCGAGGATGAGCCACGAACTGCGTACGCCTCTGAACGCAATCCTCGGATTCGGACAGCTTCTGGATCGGAACGAATTGGATGAGGTCCAGAAGGAGAGCGTGCAGCACATCCTCAAGGGCGGGCGTCACCTTCTCGGTCTGATCAACGAAGTTCTCGACTTGGCGAGGGTGGAAGCGGGACGAACCGACGTATCTATCGAGCCGGTTTCGGTCGCCACGGTTGTTCGGGAGTCGCTAGATTTGGTGCAATCGCTGGGATCGGAGCACAATGTGCGCCTGGACGTCGATGTTACGAAATTTACGCCATACTACGCGTTAGCGGACCAACAGCGCCTTAAGCAGGTTCTAATTAACCTGCTATCTAATGGGATCAAGTACAACCGTTCCGGAGGCAGCGTCCAAGTCGATTGCTCGACGGAGGGAGACCGCTTGCGAATCGATGTGCAAGACACCGGGCACGGCATTGCCGCGGGCGACCTCGACAAGCTGTTCAGGCCTTTTGAGCGGCTAACCGCCAATAACACGAATGTGGAAGGAACCGGTCTCGGGTTGGCGCTCTCAAAGCGGTTGATCAATTTGATGAATGGCGAGTTGGAAGTTCAGAGTACGGTCGGCGTTGGGAGCAGGTTCTCAATCACCCTTCCTCTGTCCGAGTCGCCCGAGAAGAAGCTGACGGCGATCCCCGCCGAGTTCGTGGAACAAACGCCTGGCCCGATGGGGAGCTATTCGGTCCTTTGCATCGAAGACAATCTTTCGAATCTTAGGTTGGTGGAGGTCCTGCTGGGCAGCCGCCCAGGAATCGAGCTGCTGTCGGCGATGCAAGGAAACGTCGGCCTCGATCTAGCGCGACAGCTTAAGCCGGATCTCATTCTCTTAGATCTGAACTTGCCCGACATGTCGGGCAAAGATGTGATGGCTCGGTTGCGTGAGTCGAGCGATACGAAAGAGATTCCCATCGTCGTCATTAGCGCCGACGCCACGCCGGTCCAAATCGAACGTCTGCTCGGCGGCGGCGCCGACGCTTACCTGACCAAACCGCTTGACGTGGCCGCATTCTTGGCGACGCTCGACCGCTTCTTGAAGTGA
- a CDS encoding phosphoglycerate dehydrogenase, with product MAFKVLVTARAFWSSGEAANDLLVTAGCDVVRSATFGPLTESEVIAQLRGCDAVIASSDAYTEAVFAVHPGLKVVSRWGVGIDSVDLEAATQAGVIATNTPGAMVEAVADYTFGLLLATARRIVEGDRLMRSGGWDEMPGTLVYGKTLGLVGAGRIGQAVARRAAGFGMRVLAFDPPLQAGGGKVEIEFVDLDELLERSDFVCLHAPSLPETKGMFDAKRFAQMKRSAYFINTARGALVDETDLLAALETGRIAGAAIDVYQQEPLPADHPLRNAPRCVLSPHNSSNALESTATMSLMAAENVLAVMQGERPQHLCNPEVWDSPKRRV from the coding sequence ATGGCGTTTAAGGTGCTTGTAACGGCTCGCGCGTTTTGGTCGAGCGGGGAAGCGGCGAACGATCTGTTGGTCACCGCGGGTTGCGACGTGGTTCGGTCTGCCACGTTCGGACCATTAACGGAAAGCGAGGTGATCGCGCAACTGAGAGGTTGCGATGCGGTCATCGCGTCGAGCGACGCCTATACGGAAGCGGTCTTCGCCGTTCACCCCGGCCTCAAAGTCGTGTCCCGCTGGGGAGTGGGCATCGACAGCGTCGATCTCGAAGCCGCCACCCAAGCCGGGGTCATAGCTACCAATACGCCGGGAGCGATGGTCGAGGCGGTTGCGGACTACACGTTTGGGTTGTTGCTGGCGACGGCGCGGCGAATCGTGGAGGGCGACCGGTTGATGCGATCCGGAGGATGGGATGAGATGCCCGGCACGCTCGTGTACGGGAAGACCCTCGGCCTGGTGGGAGCCGGAAGAATTGGGCAGGCGGTGGCACGCCGCGCCGCCGGCTTCGGGATGCGGGTTCTTGCGTTCGACCCTCCGCTACAGGCCGGCGGTGGAAAGGTCGAGATCGAGTTCGTCGATCTCGACGAGCTACTCGAGCGAAGCGATTTCGTCTGCCTTCACGCGCCGAGCTTGCCCGAGACGAAGGGGATGTTCGACGCGAAGCGGTTTGCCCAAATGAAGCGGTCGGCCTACTTCATCAACACCGCGAGGGGAGCGCTCGTCGACGAAACGGATCTCCTCGCGGCCTTGGAAACCGGACGGATCGCGGGCGCCGCGATCGACGTTTACCAACAAGAGCCGCTGCCCGCCGATCACCCGCTTAGAAACGCTCCCCGTTGCGTTCTTTCCCCCCACAACTCCTCGAACGCTCTGGAATCGACGGCGACCATGAGCCTGATGGCCGCCGAGAACGTCCTCGCCGTCATGCAAGGCGAACGCCCCCAACATCTTTGCAACCCAGAAGTCTGGGACTCGCCGAAACGAAGGGTCTAA
- a CDS encoding DinB family protein — translation MGLTEALLDSWDRQCHIVDAVAGLVTEETRKALPSPDGWPLDHQLAHIHLVRRYWLSQVSPERGKALGETYTDGWETPIEDLDRIKELLRDSAVAVREAMQELLTNGTGAIGGYDHPVLFLQHMIWHEGWHVGLIFLGLRLAGHEPTEEWEEPNVWGQWRTE, via the coding sequence ATGGGACTGACCGAAGCTCTGCTCGACTCATGGGATCGTCAATGCCACATCGTGGATGCCGTGGCTGGTTTGGTAACCGAAGAAACCCGCAAAGCGCTTCCGTCTCCCGACGGCTGGCCGCTCGACCACCAGCTCGCTCACATTCACCTCGTGCGGCGATACTGGCTCTCCCAGGTCTCGCCGGAGCGTGGTAAGGCCCTCGGTGAAACCTACACGGATGGTTGGGAAACCCCCATCGAAGACCTGGATCGGATCAAAGAGCTCCTCCGAGACAGCGCCGTCGCCGTGCGTGAGGCGATGCAAGAGCTGCTGACGAACGGAACCGGCGCCATCGGCGGCTACGACCACCCGGTCCTCTTCCTTCAACACATGATCTGGCACGAGGGTTGGCACGTCGGCCTCATCTTCCTCGGCCTCCGCCTCGCAGGCCACGAGCCCACCGAAGAATGGGAAGAGCCCAACGTCTGGGGTCAGTGGCGTACCGAATAG
- a CDS encoding HpcH/HpaI aldolase family protein, with product MRNNSVKAALKEGRAQVGTWLSLASPIAARYMARTGFHWLTLDIEHSPVNWESASLIFGAIADAGGVPLARVPGITVENVKRCLDAGAYGIVFPMCNSVEEAELAVAACKYPPNGQRSVGGGFHALNFGASPAEYYRRANDEILVVIQAEHVLAVERADQILAVPGIDAVFVGPNDLLSSMAKTPAMDSDDPAFVDALRHVRETAVKHGVAPGLHTASAAVANQRIAEGWQFVAISSELGFMLHSAADTVSTTIGQQHTAAARY from the coding sequence ATGCGAAACAACTCGGTTAAGGCGGCGCTGAAGGAAGGGCGGGCTCAGGTGGGGACTTGGCTATCGCTAGCCAGCCCGATCGCCGCGCGATACATGGCAAGAACCGGCTTCCACTGGCTGACTCTCGACATCGAGCACAGCCCGGTCAATTGGGAGTCGGCGTCGTTGATTTTCGGGGCCATCGCCGACGCCGGCGGCGTTCCGCTCGCCCGAGTACCCGGTATCACGGTGGAAAACGTGAAACGCTGCCTGGACGCCGGAGCCTACGGAATCGTCTTCCCCATGTGCAACTCGGTGGAAGAGGCTGAGCTGGCGGTCGCCGCTTGCAAATATCCGCCCAATGGGCAGCGCAGCGTTGGCGGCGGATTCCACGCCCTCAACTTCGGCGCCAGCCCGGCCGAGTACTACCGCCGCGCCAACGATGAGATCTTGGTCGTGATCCAGGCCGAGCATGTGTTGGCGGTGGAGAGAGCCGATCAAATCCTCGCCGTCCCCGGCATCGACGCCGTCTTCGTCGGCCCGAACGATCTCCTCTCCTCCATGGCCAAAACCCCCGCCATGGACTCCGACGACCCCGCCTTCGTCGACGCCCTCCGCCACGTCCGAGAAACCGCCGTCAAACACGGCGTCGCCCCCGGCCTTCACACTGCTAGCGCCGCCGTCGCCAACCAACGAATCGCCGAAGGCTGGCAATTCGTCGCCATCAGCAGCGAACTCGGCTTCATGCTCCATTCCGCCGCCGACACCGTCTCCACCACCATCGGTCAGCAGCACACCGCCGCCGCCCGCTACTAA
- a CDS encoding DinB family protein produces the protein MSTTLTTESKTVPAKSLRGACNLFLKDLQALPEEAFKKDFGGKTRTVADIVYEVNLVNDHVGMVIRGEEPFVWPEGAAWIKAPEGFGAKDDVIAAFQKSSEKIISTVDAYSVEELEAPLQTEDGETNRAERCRFMTLHVWYHGGQLNFIQTLLGDDAWHWK, from the coding sequence ATGTCTACAACACTGACGACGGAATCGAAGACGGTTCCCGCGAAAAGCCTGAGGGGGGCTTGCAATCTGTTTTTGAAGGATCTTCAAGCGTTGCCCGAAGAGGCGTTTAAGAAGGACTTCGGGGGCAAGACCCGCACCGTCGCCGACATCGTTTACGAGGTTAACCTCGTAAACGACCACGTCGGTATGGTGATCCGAGGCGAGGAGCCGTTCGTATGGCCGGAAGGCGCCGCCTGGATCAAAGCGCCCGAAGGGTTTGGCGCCAAAGACGACGTGATCGCGGCCTTCCAAAAGTCGTCCGAAAAGATCATCTCCACGGTCGACGCCTACTCCGTCGAAGAGCTCGAAGCCCCACTTCAGACCGAAGACGGCGAGACCAACCGAGCCGAACGCTGCCGCTTCATGACCCTCCACGTCTGGTACCACGGCGGCCAACTCAACTTCATCCAAACCCTGCTCGGCGACGACGCCTGGCATTGGAAGTAA